From one Tsukamurella tyrosinosolvens genomic stretch:
- a CDS encoding PrsW family intramembrane metalloprotease, translating to MTTISFWVFAAGLVCGGYVLARDMVPRFAESGAGLAAALPIIVLAAAAIAVIIWALDRSHAQVRSAWALAFAWGAIGACGLSLQINGFASDAVNDVLDDPGATHWGAALVGPLNEETIKGAGVALLLVMFRDRLRRPLQIFAVGAFAGLGFQVVENLTYAITFALRDAQSDVAGALTVTLLRALFGFQSHWVYTAFFALGLALLRSRLAAAALAVALSYLLHFWWNAPSGDDPMIAFALILLKCAVTLTLLGGAWWWMILEQRRWLQGAIRTPEAAELAPPAELATLPTRAQRRAGQQYLRYYYGPAYADVARQRQVWLIRELTYRVG from the coding sequence ATGACCACGATCTCCTTCTGGGTGTTCGCGGCAGGCCTGGTGTGCGGCGGCTACGTGCTCGCGCGCGACATGGTGCCGCGGTTCGCTGAGTCCGGCGCCGGACTCGCCGCGGCGCTGCCGATCATCGTGCTCGCGGCGGCCGCGATCGCGGTGATCATCTGGGCCCTCGACCGGTCCCACGCGCAGGTCCGCAGCGCGTGGGCACTCGCCTTCGCCTGGGGCGCGATCGGCGCCTGCGGGCTGTCGCTGCAGATCAACGGCTTCGCCTCCGACGCCGTGAACGACGTCCTCGACGATCCGGGCGCCACGCACTGGGGCGCCGCCCTCGTCGGCCCGCTCAACGAGGAGACGATCAAGGGGGCCGGCGTCGCGCTCCTCCTGGTGATGTTCCGCGACCGGCTGCGCCGCCCCCTGCAGATCTTCGCCGTCGGTGCCTTCGCGGGCCTCGGCTTCCAGGTGGTGGAGAACCTCACCTACGCCATCACCTTCGCGCTGAGGGACGCCCAGTCCGACGTCGCCGGCGCGCTCACCGTGACACTGCTGCGCGCGCTCTTCGGCTTCCAGTCGCACTGGGTGTACACCGCGTTCTTCGCGCTTGGCCTCGCACTGCTGCGCAGCCGCCTCGCGGCGGCCGCCCTGGCCGTGGCCCTGTCCTATCTTCTGCACTTCTGGTGGAACGCGCCCAGCGGCGACGACCCGATGATCGCGTTCGCGCTGATCCTGCTCAAGTGCGCCGTCACCCTCACCCTGCTGGGCGGTGCGTGGTGGTGGATGATCCTCGAGCAACGACGGTGGCTGCAGGGCGCCATCCGTACCCCCGAAGCGGCGGAGCTCGCCCCACCCGCCGAACTCGCCACGCTGCCCACCCGCGCCCAGCGGCGCGCCGGCCAGCAGTACCTGCGCTACTACTACGGACCCGCGTACGCCGACGTCGCGCGGCAGCGGCAGGTCTGGTTGATCCGCGAGCTGACCTACCGCGTCGGCTGA
- a CDS encoding GNAT family N-acetyltransferase produces MFSSAVDGYWRSVFSGPYAGSPFRYVVSPGLEDGLHLATLTSPDGAVAAAATPAAAAAIGQPADASALDIALAAAGMRLHGADHVFYLPEASHADRRARGLHPAVRTLGGDDLAAFHAFEAAASREDVDAALVDLDDDLAVGVFDGDRLVAAGSSYPFRGSNLWDLGVLTLPASRGRGYALAVVNALAQAAFEAGGEPQYRCQTDNAASIALAGTAGFVRFGDWDVVER; encoded by the coding sequence ATGTTCTCCTCCGCCGTCGACGGCTACTGGCGCTCCGTGTTTTCCGGCCCGTACGCCGGCTCCCCGTTCCGCTACGTGGTAAGCCCCGGGCTGGAGGACGGGCTGCACCTCGCCACCCTCACGTCGCCCGACGGTGCCGTGGCCGCCGCCGCGACGCCCGCCGCCGCGGCGGCGATCGGACAGCCCGCGGACGCCTCCGCGCTCGACATCGCCCTCGCTGCGGCCGGGATGCGGCTGCACGGCGCCGACCACGTCTTCTACCTGCCCGAGGCGAGCCACGCGGACCGTCGGGCACGAGGCCTGCACCCGGCCGTCCGCACGCTCGGCGGCGACGACCTCGCCGCGTTCCACGCCTTCGAGGCGGCGGCATCGCGTGAGGACGTCGATGCGGCCCTGGTGGACCTCGACGACGACCTCGCGGTCGGCGTGTTCGACGGTGACCGCCTGGTCGCCGCCGGAAGCTCCTACCCGTTCCGCGGCTCGAACCTGTGGGACCTGGGCGTGCTCACGCTGCCCGCGTCCCGCGGCAGGGGCTACGCGCTCGCAGTGGTGAACGCGCTGGCGCAGGCGGCGTTCGAGGCGGGTGGCGAGCCGCAGTACCGCTGCCAGACCGACAACGCGGCGTCGATCGCGCTCGCCGGGACGGCGGGCTTCGTGCGGTTCGGCGACTGGGACGTCGTCGAGCGCTGA
- a CDS encoding SAF domain-containing protein, which produces MDSLQPTGAERIRAALRPGWARTLTARRSAAAALAVLALIVALTSRPSGPQAQVLVAARELGPGGRLTGADLAVRTVPAELAPQDALTGPDDAVGRSVTGPVGAGEILTGRRVLTDRTAGHIRPGSRLVPVSLQDSATMDLLRAGDVVDVVAQRKDDSPAVLARSATVAVAAAPQATRQQARTAMLAMSEAEAHAVAAAALSSPLSVVFR; this is translated from the coding sequence ATGGACTCCTTGCAACCGACCGGGGCGGAACGGATCCGCGCCGCGCTGCGGCCCGGGTGGGCGCGCACCCTGACGGCCCGACGGTCCGCCGCCGCGGCGCTCGCCGTGCTGGCTCTGATCGTGGCGCTCACCAGCCGTCCGAGCGGGCCGCAGGCGCAGGTCCTGGTGGCCGCGCGGGAACTGGGGCCGGGCGGCCGGCTCACCGGTGCGGACCTCGCGGTGCGCACCGTACCGGCCGAGCTCGCCCCGCAGGACGCGCTGACCGGGCCCGACGATGCCGTCGGCCGGTCGGTGACGGGTCCGGTGGGCGCGGGCGAGATCCTCACCGGACGTCGGGTCCTGACCGATCGCACCGCCGGGCACATCCGCCCCGGTTCCCGCCTGGTCCCGGTCTCGCTGCAGGACTCGGCGACGATGGACCTGCTCCGCGCGGGCGACGTGGTCGACGTGGTGGCGCAGCGCAAGGACGACTCCCCCGCCGTGCTGGCCCGCTCGGCGACGGTGGCGGTCGCCGCGGCCCCGCAGGCCACGCGGCAGCAGGCCCGCACCGCGATGCTCGCGATGTCGGAGGCGGAGGCGCACGCGGTGGCGGCCGCGGCCCTCAGTTCCCCACTGTCGGTGGTGTTCCGGTGA
- a CDS encoding acyl-CoA thioesterase, translated as MTHAFDEATALEPIDGGFRAQTHPAYNNMVGPFGGITAATVVAALQAHPEAQGHPLSLTLNFAAPIKDGAWDVAITVLRTNRTNQHFTYVISQGDGAVASGTAVFGTRRDTWSDTELAFPPVQGPEGYAELSMPEFVEWAKNYETRFVEGSLEMDGPQDGSTTTMWLRDKPARPLDYPALASISDSFFPRVFLRRGTYVPAGTISLTTYFHASPAELEQQGADHLLATARAARFGHGHFDQYGQLWGRNGTLLATTHQIVYYKDPKA; from the coding sequence GTGACCCACGCCTTCGACGAGGCGACGGCCCTCGAGCCGATCGACGGCGGTTTCCGCGCGCAGACGCACCCGGCCTACAACAACATGGTCGGGCCGTTCGGCGGGATCACCGCCGCCACCGTCGTCGCCGCGCTGCAGGCGCATCCCGAGGCGCAGGGCCACCCCCTGAGCCTCACGCTCAACTTCGCCGCCCCGATCAAGGACGGCGCCTGGGACGTCGCGATCACCGTGCTGCGCACGAATCGCACCAACCAGCACTTCACGTACGTCATCAGCCAGGGCGACGGTGCCGTCGCCTCCGGTACCGCGGTGTTCGGCACCCGCCGCGACACCTGGAGCGACACCGAGCTCGCCTTCCCGCCCGTGCAGGGCCCCGAGGGCTACGCCGAGCTGTCCATGCCGGAGTTCGTCGAGTGGGCGAAGAACTACGAGACCCGTTTCGTCGAGGGCAGCCTCGAGATGGACGGCCCGCAGGACGGTTCGACGACCACCATGTGGCTGCGCGACAAGCCCGCGCGCCCGCTGGATTATCCCGCGCTCGCGTCGATCTCCGACTCCTTCTTCCCGCGGGTCTTCCTGCGCCGCGGAACGTACGTCCCGGCGGGCACGATCTCGCTGACGACGTACTTCCACGCGAGCCCCGCGGAACTCGAGCAGCAGGGCGCCGACCACCTGCTCGCCACGGCCCGCGCGGCCCGGTTCGGCCACGGTCACTTCGACCAGTACGGCCAGCTCTGGGGCCGGAACGGCACCCTGCTGGCGACCACGCATCAGATCGTCTACTACAAGGATCCGAAGGCCTGA
- a CDS encoding FmdB family zinc ribbon protein has protein sequence MPTYSYQCKECGEAFDAVQSFSDDPLTVCPNCGGPLRKLFNSVGVVFKGSGFYRTDSRSSKADTTAKSEKKSDTATKVDKATSS, from the coding sequence GTGCCTACCTATTCGTATCAGTGCAAGGAGTGCGGCGAGGCCTTCGACGCCGTCCAGTCCTTCTCCGACGATCCGCTGACCGTGTGCCCCAACTGCGGCGGCCCGCTGCGGAAGCTGTTCAACTCCGTCGGCGTCGTCTTCAAGGGCAGCGGCTTCTACCGCACCGATTCCCGCAGCTCCAAGGCCGATACGACGGCCAAGTCGGAGAAGAAGTCGGACACGGCGACGAAGGTCGACAAGGCCACCAGCTCGTGA
- a CDS encoding TetR/AcrR family transcriptional regulator, protein MTVPSPARRIVDAAREVIAANGIPGVSMDQVAKQAHVSRSTLYRIFPNRDQLIARVVAIEIRTLRRKLDKTIVGYTPQQTLVEVFVLSIEQAESNMAVSKVLAAEPEYFLRIPRGVWDLLIQGIVIRLRNSGAEQDYADLCSVVDLMLRITGSLLSNSPTGLDISDTAALRTYGEKYISRLLV, encoded by the coding sequence ATGACGGTTCCCTCACCTGCGCGGCGGATCGTGGACGCGGCACGCGAGGTGATCGCCGCGAACGGCATCCCCGGCGTCAGCATGGACCAGGTGGCGAAGCAGGCGCACGTCTCCCGCAGCACGCTGTACCGGATCTTCCCCAACCGCGACCAGCTGATCGCCCGCGTCGTGGCCATCGAGATCCGCACGCTGCGCCGCAAGCTCGACAAGACGATCGTCGGGTACACGCCGCAGCAGACGCTGGTCGAGGTGTTCGTGCTGAGCATCGAGCAGGCCGAGTCGAACATGGCCGTGTCCAAGGTGCTGGCCGCCGAGCCCGAGTACTTCCTGCGCATCCCGCGCGGCGTGTGGGACCTGCTCATCCAGGGCATCGTGATCCGCCTGCGCAACTCCGGCGCCGAGCAGGACTACGCCGACCTCTGCTCCGTGGTGGACCTCATGCTGCGGATCACGGGCTCCCTGCTCTCCAATTCGCCCACCGGCCTGGACATCAGCGACACCGCCGCCCTGCGCACCTACGGCGAGAAGTACATCTCCCGCCTCCTGGTGTGA
- a CDS encoding 5-formyltetrahydrofolate cyclo-ligase, producing MSADTKAAWRARFRRGRAAMTGAQRADAAAALTAVLAASDLGDVVAAYVPVGSEPAFTLDREVLLPVTPPEPGPLDWAWSGSLAPGPFGLLEPAGPRLGADAVASASTVLLPALGCSRDGVRMGRGAGYYDRSLRPGPRLIAVVYDDELVDWLPSEPTDVPVHAALTPSGLVDFAS from the coding sequence GTGAGCGCTGACACCAAGGCCGCCTGGCGCGCACGGTTCCGGCGCGGTCGCGCCGCGATGACGGGCGCTCAGCGGGCGGACGCCGCGGCGGCGCTGACCGCCGTTCTGGCCGCATCGGACCTGGGTGACGTGGTCGCGGCGTACGTGCCGGTGGGCTCCGAGCCCGCCTTCACACTGGACCGGGAGGTGTTGCTGCCGGTGACCCCGCCGGAGCCCGGCCCGCTGGACTGGGCGTGGTCGGGCTCACTCGCCCCGGGCCCGTTCGGCCTCCTCGAACCGGCGGGGCCGCGGCTGGGCGCCGATGCTGTGGCCTCGGCGTCGACAGTGCTGCTGCCCGCGCTGGGCTGCTCCCGCGACGGTGTGCGGATGGGCCGGGGAGCCGGCTACTACGACCGGTCCCTGCGGCCGGGACCTCGGCTGATCGCAGTGGTCTACGACGACGAGCTGGTCGACTGGTTGCCGTCGGAGCCCACGGATGTGCCGGTCCATGCGGCACTGACCCCGTCGGGGTTGGTGGACTTCGCGTCGTGA
- a CDS encoding UTP--glucose-1-phosphate uridylyltransferase, with product MSNAPSIPKTAIVPAAGLGTRFLPATKTVPKELLPVVDTPGIELVAEEAAAAGAERLCIVTSPGKDGVVAHFVEDLVLEGTLEKRGKTAMLDKVRRAPNLIHAEAVIQEKPLGLGHAVACVEPVLDDDEDAVAVLLPDDLVLPIGVLTTMAKVREKRGGSVLCAIEVSPEQISSYGAFDVEIVPDAANPDVLKVNGMVEKPKAEDAPSNYAAAGRYLLDRAVFDALRRIDKGAGGEIQLTDAIALLISEGHPVHVVVHRGTRHDLGNPGGYLKAAVDLALDRDDYGPDLRTWLQDRLNRD from the coding sequence ATGAGCAACGCGCCGTCCATCCCGAAGACCGCGATCGTCCCCGCCGCCGGCCTCGGCACCCGCTTCCTCCCCGCGACGAAGACGGTGCCCAAGGAGCTGCTCCCCGTGGTCGACACCCCGGGCATCGAGTTGGTGGCCGAGGAGGCCGCGGCCGCCGGCGCGGAACGCCTCTGCATCGTGACCAGCCCGGGCAAGGACGGCGTGGTCGCCCACTTCGTCGAGGACCTCGTGCTCGAGGGCACGCTGGAGAAGCGCGGCAAGACCGCGATGCTCGACAAGGTGCGCCGCGCACCGAATCTGATCCACGCCGAGGCCGTCATCCAGGAGAAGCCGCTGGGCCTGGGGCACGCGGTGGCCTGCGTCGAGCCCGTTCTCGACGACGACGAGGACGCCGTCGCCGTCCTGCTGCCCGACGATCTGGTGCTGCCCATCGGCGTCCTCACCACGATGGCGAAGGTCCGCGAGAAGCGCGGCGGCTCGGTGCTGTGCGCGATCGAGGTCTCCCCGGAGCAGATCAGCAGCTACGGCGCCTTCGACGTCGAGATCGTGCCCGACGCCGCCAACCCCGACGTGCTCAAGGTCAACGGCATGGTCGAGAAGCCCAAGGCCGAGGACGCGCCGTCGAACTACGCGGCTGCCGGCCGCTACCTGCTGGACCGGGCCGTTTTCGACGCGCTGCGCCGCATCGACAAGGGGGCCGGCGGCGAGATCCAGCTGACCGACGCCATCGCGCTGCTCATCAGCGAGGGGCATCCCGTGCACGTCGTCGTGCACCGCGGAACCCGACACGACCTCGGAAATCCCGGGGGCTACCTCAAGGCTGCGGTTGACTTGGCGTTGGACCGCGACGACTACGGTCCCGACCTGCGCACGTGGCTGCAGGATCGCCTGAACCGAGACTGA
- the glp gene encoding molybdotransferase-like divisome protein Glp, whose amino-acid sequence MRSVEDHLARVTAAAVAPRPVRVGISEAQGLMCAEEVVVENALPAFDQAAIDGYAVRSVDVATAGETDEETGEQIVVSLPVVGEVRAGNRQPIRLQPGQAVKVETGAPLPTLADAVLPDKWTDGGLSKVRVGHSVRSGQYVRRTGDDVQPGDVAVRRGTVVGPAQVGLLAAVGRDKVSVHPRPRVAVISVGRELVDIDRDTGAGQVYDVASYALAAAARDCGAEVHRVGIVTTDGVREAVEAQLQRSEVVIVTSALGGSASEDITAALTELGDLAVERIAMHPASVQGFGTLGGDQVPTFLLPSNPMSALVAFEVMVRPLIRIALGKRQPMRRLVTAKSAASHQSPAGRREYVRGQLMRDEDTGEFMVAPIPDNGSHLLVSLAEANCLIVVDPEVTEVRAGDDVVVAFLAQRG is encoded by the coding sequence ATGCGCTCCGTGGAGGACCATCTGGCACGGGTCACAGCGGCGGCCGTGGCGCCGCGGCCGGTGCGCGTGGGGATCTCCGAGGCGCAGGGCCTCATGTGCGCGGAGGAAGTGGTCGTCGAGAACGCCCTCCCCGCCTTCGACCAGGCCGCCATCGACGGTTACGCCGTGCGCTCCGTCGACGTGGCGACCGCCGGCGAGACCGATGAGGAGACCGGCGAGCAGATCGTCGTGAGCCTGCCCGTCGTGGGCGAGGTCCGCGCGGGCAACCGCCAGCCCATCCGGCTGCAGCCCGGGCAGGCCGTCAAGGTCGAGACCGGCGCGCCGCTGCCCACGCTCGCCGACGCCGTCCTCCCCGACAAGTGGACCGACGGTGGCCTGTCGAAAGTCCGTGTCGGACACTCGGTCCGATCGGGTCAGTACGTTCGCCGCACCGGTGACGACGTGCAGCCGGGCGACGTGGCCGTGCGCCGCGGCACCGTCGTGGGGCCCGCGCAGGTGGGCCTGCTCGCCGCCGTCGGGCGCGACAAGGTCTCCGTGCACCCGCGGCCGCGCGTCGCCGTGATCTCCGTCGGCCGCGAGCTCGTCGACATCGACCGGGACACCGGTGCGGGCCAGGTCTACGACGTGGCCTCCTACGCGCTGGCCGCGGCCGCCCGCGACTGCGGCGCCGAGGTGCACCGCGTGGGCATCGTCACCACCGACGGGGTGCGCGAGGCGGTCGAGGCGCAGCTGCAGCGCTCGGAGGTCGTGATCGTGACCTCCGCGCTCGGCGGCAGCGCGTCCGAGGACATCACCGCCGCGCTGACCGAGCTCGGCGACCTCGCGGTGGAGCGCATCGCGATGCACCCCGCGTCGGTGCAGGGCTTCGGCACCCTCGGCGGCGACCAGGTGCCCACCTTCCTGCTGCCCTCGAACCCGATGAGCGCGCTGGTCGCGTTCGAGGTCATGGTGCGGCCGCTGATCCGCATCGCGCTGGGCAAGCGGCAGCCGATGCGCCGCCTGGTGACCGCCAAGAGCGCCGCGTCCCATCAGTCGCCCGCCGGCCGCCGCGAGTACGTCCGCGGCCAGCTCATGCGCGACGAGGACACCGGCGAGTTCATGGTCGCGCCGATCCCCGACAATGGATCCCACCTGCTGGTGAGCCTGGCCGAGGCGAACTGCCTCATCGTCGTGGACCCGGAGGTCACCGAGGTCCGCGCGGGCGACGACGTGGTCGTCGCGTTCCTCGCCCAGCGCGGCTGA
- a CDS encoding GNAT family N-acetyltransferase, which translates to MLFGTDWQVELGPLTTAAGVVRLRPIRARDGRQWSRLRLLNRAELEPWEPSGEVNWQRRHTASQWTPLCASLRSQARSGTIVPLVIEVDGAYAGQITIGNITRGQLQSAWVGYWVDRQVTGRGVATAAVALAVDHCFGALRLHRVDATVRPENAGSRAVLRNSGFREEGLLRRYLHVDGGWRDHLLVAITAEEVADSMVARVVRSGRARF; encoded by the coding sequence GTGTTGTTCGGAACGGACTGGCAGGTCGAGCTCGGGCCCCTCACGACCGCCGCGGGCGTCGTCCGCCTGCGCCCCATCCGGGCCCGCGACGGCCGCCAGTGGTCGCGGCTGCGCCTGCTCAACCGCGCCGAGCTGGAGCCGTGGGAACCGTCGGGCGAGGTGAACTGGCAGCGCCGACACACCGCATCGCAGTGGACGCCGCTGTGCGCGTCACTCCGCTCCCAGGCCCGGTCCGGCACCATCGTTCCGCTGGTCATCGAGGTCGACGGTGCCTACGCCGGCCAGATCACCATCGGGAACATCACGCGCGGGCAGCTGCAGAGCGCCTGGGTCGGCTACTGGGTGGACCGGCAGGTCACCGGCCGCGGGGTCGCGACGGCGGCGGTCGCGCTGGCCGTCGATCACTGCTTCGGGGCGCTGCGCCTGCATCGCGTGGACGCGACGGTGCGTCCCGAGAACGCCGGATCGCGTGCCGTGCTCCGCAATTCGGGGTTCCGCGAGGAGGGCCTGCTGCGCCGGTACCTGCACGTCGACGGTGGCTGGCGCGACCACCTGCTCGTCGCGATCACGGCCGAGGAGGTCGCGGATTCGATGGTCGCGCGGGTGGTCCGATCGGGCCGCGCCCGGTTCTGA
- the sepX gene encoding divisome protein SepX/GlpR: MIPQTLLWVGLIVAWLVVLVPMLAARHPKVNQVSDATLKTRLLHRGGSATRAVRRRIRPAATVAEERPAERDDAELDDDVEDIEDGRIVLGKTGAVAEDDIADEDAEAHAYVDSDVDDLHGSSPMDGDTTPIPTVERAAMAKRTKIVDLDRLDAPADDATADDATADDATADAAAPIVRRVTAPVAEPEAEPAHAPAAEADAEIEAELDLEDDEIVEASAYDEDADEDVDEVDDVPADEQLTEEFDPVERPAAEHDDEFDAEPRRRRGGYDPENDARITEARFRFRQRVTLVLGVLAVVALGAGLMNVPFAWYGLGAVVLALVAYLAYLRRTVRIETEIRRRRMARLERARRERAREAEVRDGVPAHLRRGGCIVMEIDDEDPAFDHLPRYRAEEFDFLDRPADVREPYERKVG, from the coding sequence ATGATCCCGCAGACACTGCTCTGGGTGGGGCTGATCGTCGCGTGGCTGGTGGTACTCGTTCCGATGCTCGCGGCGCGGCACCCCAAGGTGAACCAGGTGTCCGACGCGACGTTGAAGACCCGGCTGCTGCACCGCGGCGGCTCGGCCACCCGCGCCGTGCGGCGCCGCATCCGCCCGGCGGCCACCGTCGCCGAGGAGCGTCCCGCCGAGCGCGATGACGCCGAGCTCGACGACGACGTCGAGGACATCGAGGACGGGCGGATCGTGCTCGGGAAGACCGGTGCCGTGGCCGAGGACGACATCGCCGACGAGGACGCCGAGGCGCACGCGTACGTCGACTCCGACGTCGACGACCTGCACGGATCCAGCCCGATGGACGGCGACACCACGCCGATCCCTACCGTCGAGCGGGCCGCGATGGCGAAGCGGACGAAGATCGTCGACCTCGACCGCCTGGACGCACCCGCCGACGACGCCACCGCCGACGACGCGACCGCCGACGACGCGACCGCCGACGCCGCCGCGCCGATCGTGCGCCGCGTGACCGCGCCCGTCGCCGAGCCCGAAGCCGAGCCGGCCCACGCGCCCGCCGCTGAGGCCGACGCCGAGATCGAGGCGGAGCTCGACCTCGAGGACGACGAGATCGTCGAGGCCTCAGCGTATGACGAGGACGCCGACGAGGACGTGGACGAGGTGGACGACGTCCCGGCGGACGAGCAGCTCACCGAGGAGTTCGACCCCGTCGAGCGCCCCGCCGCGGAGCACGACGACGAGTTCGACGCCGAGCCGCGCCGCCGTCGCGGCGGCTACGACCCCGAGAACGACGCCCGGATCACCGAGGCGCGGTTCCGGTTCCGGCAGCGCGTGACGCTGGTGCTGGGCGTGCTCGCCGTGGTCGCGCTCGGCGCCGGCCTGATGAACGTGCCCTTCGCCTGGTACGGCCTCGGCGCCGTGGTGCTCGCGCTGGTGGCCTACCTCGCCTACCTGCGCCGGACGGTGCGGATCGAGACCGAGATCCGTCGGCGCCGGATGGCCCGGCTGGAGCGTGCCCGCCGCGAGCGCGCCCGCGAGGCCGAGGTGCGCGACGGAGTGCCCGCGCACCTGCGTCGGGGCGGCTGCATCGTCATGGAGATCGACGACGAGGACCCCGCCTTCGACCACCTGCCGCGGTACCGCGCCGAGGAGTTCGACTTCCTCGATCGCCCCGCTGACGTGCGGGAACCGTACGAGCGCAAGGTCGGTTAA
- a CDS encoding DUF1801 domain-containing protein, whose amino-acid sequence MFTKKGDAAVLAKLRAMPAPYDGIGERLHAIIRENAPGLEPVVRWGLPFYVGGGEDVCYIKPGDTYVAFGFGETVNPAFEEGASMHPIVWNVTALDAETEARIAALVAKAVA is encoded by the coding sequence ATGTTCACCAAGAAGGGCGACGCCGCCGTTCTCGCCAAGCTCCGTGCCATGCCCGCGCCGTACGACGGGATCGGGGAGCGCCTGCACGCGATCATCCGCGAGAACGCGCCCGGGCTCGAGCCGGTGGTCCGCTGGGGCCTGCCGTTCTACGTCGGCGGCGGCGAGGACGTCTGCTACATCAAGCCGGGAGACACGTACGTGGCCTTCGGTTTCGGCGAGACGGTGAACCCCGCCTTCGAGGAGGGTGCGAGCATGCACCCCATCGTCTGGAACGTCACGGCGCTCGACGCCGAGACCGAGGCGCGGATCGCGGCCCTTGTCGCGAAGGCCGTCGCCTGA
- a CDS encoding dioxygenase family protein: protein MTTMPALFLSHGAPPLVDDERWVAQLRRLAADLPRPEQILVVSAHWEAAPLTVGATDSRVPLTYDFGGFPERYYRTVYPSPGAPELADRIAAMAPDDQPVHRDSERRLDHGAYVPLTVMYPEADIPTLQVSLPTLEPEALFGLGRRLAELREEGVMIIGSGFTTHGLPFLTDPSADAVAPGWSVEFDAWAHERFAAGDVDGLMRFREEAPGMPYAHPRIEHFSPLFVTLGAATDPEVAPEEPIDGFWMGLAKRSIVAA, encoded by the coding sequence ATGACCACCATGCCCGCGCTGTTCCTCAGCCACGGCGCGCCGCCGCTCGTCGACGACGAGCGCTGGGTAGCGCAGCTGCGCCGGCTCGCCGCCGACCTGCCGCGGCCAGAGCAGATCCTCGTGGTCTCCGCGCACTGGGAGGCGGCACCGCTCACCGTGGGCGCCACCGATTCCCGGGTGCCGCTCACCTACGACTTCGGCGGCTTCCCCGAGCGTTACTACCGCACCGTCTACCCCTCCCCCGGCGCGCCGGAGCTGGCGGACCGGATCGCGGCCATGGCGCCCGACGATCAGCCCGTGCACCGGGACTCGGAGCGTCGCCTGGACCACGGCGCGTACGTGCCGCTCACCGTGATGTACCCGGAGGCCGACATCCCGACGCTGCAGGTCTCGCTCCCCACGCTGGAGCCGGAGGCACTGTTCGGGCTGGGCCGGCGGCTCGCGGAGCTGCGTGAGGAGGGCGTGATGATCATCGGCTCCGGGTTCACCACGCACGGCCTGCCCTTCCTCACCGACCCGAGCGCCGACGCCGTCGCGCCCGGCTGGTCGGTCGAGTTCGATGCCTGGGCGCACGAGCGGTTCGCCGCCGGGGACGTGGACGGGCTCATGCGGTTCCGCGAGGAGGCGCCGGGCATGCCCTACGCACACCCGCGGATCGAGCACTTCTCCCCGTTGTTCGTCACGCTGGGCGCGGCGACGGATCCCGAGGTCGCGCCCGAGGAGCCGATCGACGGCTTCTGGATGGGGCTGGCCAAGCGCAGCATCGTCGCGGCCTGA
- a CDS encoding winged helix-turn-helix transcriptional regulator — MADFDVFAKDCPSREVFAHVTGRWGALVLGRLRTEPQRFGEIRRQVEGISDRMLTQTLRALVDDGLVSRYSADTNPPRTEYRLTPAGADVAEAVLRLAEAVQTAMPAARS; from the coding sequence ATGGCTGATTTCGACGTCTTCGCGAAGGACTGCCCTTCGCGCGAGGTGTTCGCACACGTCACCGGACGGTGGGGGGCGCTCGTCCTGGGACGCCTCCGGACGGAGCCGCAGCGGTTCGGCGAGATCCGCCGCCAGGTCGAGGGCATCAGCGACCGCATGCTCACGCAGACCCTGCGGGCCCTCGTCGACGACGGACTCGTCAGCCGCTACTCGGCCGACACCAATCCCCCGCGTACCGAGTACCGCCTCACGCCCGCGGGTGCGGACGTGGCGGAGGCGGTGCTACGGCTCGCCGAGGCCGTGCAGACGGCGATGCCCGCGGCGCGGTCGTAG
- a CDS encoding DoxX family protein, translated as MVKKLVTTQFTLLTVARVILGVVFFAHGWQKVVTNGLSGTAGAFEKMGVPAPTLSAWFAGLAELLGGALLIVGFAVPIVAIVLIIDMLGAIFTVHIDSGFFATGGGIELPLVLIAGLLAVAAVPQTSLGIDALLLKNKLEGAK; from the coding sequence ATGGTCAAGAAACTGGTCACCACCCAGTTCACCCTCCTCACGGTCGCCCGGGTCATCCTCGGCGTCGTCTTCTTCGCGCACGGCTGGCAGAAGGTCGTGACCAACGGCCTCAGTGGCACCGCCGGTGCTTTCGAGAAGATGGGCGTCCCCGCGCCCACCCTGTCCGCCTGGTTCGCCGGCCTCGCCGAGCTCCTCGGCGGCGCGCTGCTCATCGTCGGGTTCGCGGTCCCGATCGTCGCGATCGTGCTCATCATCGACATGCTCGGCGCCATCTTCACCGTGCACATCGACAGCGGCTTCTTCGCCACCGGCGGCGGCATCGAGCTGCCACTCGTGCTGATCGCCGGCCTGCTCGCCGTCGCCGCGGTGCCGCAGACCTCGCTGGGCATCGACGCGCTGCTGCTCAAGAACAAGCTGGAGGGCGCCAAGTGA